One segment of Gilliamella sp. ESL0441 DNA contains the following:
- the thrC gene encoding threonine synthase, protein MKLYNLKDHAQQVSFAQAVKQGLGRNQGLFFPETLPKFSANEIESLLKLDFVTRSAKILSAFIGDEISHQDMQRLVNNAFQFPAPVKAVENDIGTLELYHGPTLAFKDFGGRFMAQALVQVAADDKITILTATSGDTGAAVAHAFYHLPNIRVVILYPQGKISPLQEKLFCTLGDNIHTIAIQSDFDACQALVKKAFDDEELKTAIGLNSANSINISRLLAQICYYFEAYAQLTPKQREQLVISVPSGNFGDLTAGLLAKTMGLPIKRFIAATNANDTVPRYLETGKWEPHPTIATLSNAMDVSQPNNWPRIEEIYRREGWVLKTLGHAAISDEVSKQAVRELDKKGYLSEPHGAIAYRALRDQLQTGEYGLFLGTAHPAKFKEVVEDILGRTIPLPKALAERADMPLLSHNMPDDFVKLRDFLIQLDW, encoded by the coding sequence ATGAAATTGTATAATTTAAAAGATCACGCTCAGCAAGTTAGCTTTGCTCAGGCTGTTAAGCAAGGATTAGGACGAAACCAAGGGCTTTTTTTTCCAGAAACATTGCCAAAATTTTCTGCAAACGAAATTGAATCGCTATTAAAACTCGATTTTGTAACGCGAAGTGCCAAAATCTTATCCGCATTTATTGGCGATGAAATCAGTCATCAAGATATGCAACGTTTAGTTAATAATGCCTTTCAATTTCCTGCGCCAGTCAAAGCAGTTGAAAATGATATTGGTACTTTAGAGTTATATCACGGACCAACACTTGCCTTTAAAGATTTTGGTGGGCGCTTTATGGCGCAAGCATTAGTTCAAGTTGCTGCCGATGATAAAATCACTATTTTAACGGCGACATCAGGTGATACTGGTGCTGCGGTTGCCCATGCTTTCTATCATCTACCTAATATTCGGGTGGTAATTTTATATCCACAAGGAAAAATCAGCCCGCTACAAGAAAAACTCTTTTGTACATTGGGCGATAATATTCATACTATTGCTATTCAAAGTGATTTTGATGCCTGCCAAGCTCTGGTTAAAAAAGCCTTTGATGATGAAGAGTTAAAGACAGCAATTGGTTTAAATTCAGCAAATTCAATTAATATTAGCCGGTTACTCGCCCAAATTTGTTACTATTTTGAAGCTTATGCCCAGCTCACGCCAAAGCAACGAGAACAGTTGGTCATTTCGGTGCCAAGTGGTAATTTTGGTGACTTAACTGCCGGATTATTAGCTAAGACGATGGGATTACCGATCAAACGCTTTATAGCCGCGACTAATGCTAATGATACCGTCCCTCGTTATTTAGAAACGGGTAAATGGGAGCCTCATCCTACTATTGCCACGCTATCGAATGCAATGGATGTGAGCCAACCTAATAACTGGCCACGTATAGAAGAAATTTATCGCCGTGAAGGTTGGGTTTTAAAAACACTTGGACATGCCGCTATTTCCGATGAAGTTTCTAAACAAGCCGTTCGTGAACTGGATAAAAAAGGTTATTTATCTGAACCGCATGGCGCTATTGCTTATCGTGCGCTTCGTGACCAACTGCAAACCGGTGAATATGGATTATTTTTAGGTACTGCACACCCTGCAAAATTCAAAGAAGTGGTTGAAGATATTTTGGGGCGAACCATTCCATTACCTAAAGCATTAGCTGAGCGTGCAGATATGCCGTTACTTTCACATAATATGCCTGATGATTTTGTCAAATTACGTGATTTTTTGATTCAGTTAGATTGGTAA